The proteins below are encoded in one region of Ignavibacteriota bacterium:
- a CDS encoding CPBP family intramembrane metalloprotease: MTFIAVAVLSVVSYYYGSKRFFYQTWGQDFSSDPLYQLYEYLYWFASEFTIYFVAPLFIVLLVHRRRFATFGLGFGDWRFGLKITAVFYAVMLPVLWIVSDAPDFQAMYPHAQLVKGDWTLFLIYEAAFFLYFTGWEFVWRGYMLFGLEKHTGAAVAILAQMIPFVILHNGKPMPETFGAIVAGIALGALAIRTRSFWYCVLTHWLVMLTIDLFATLRFRTGASGIGLDALLHIVSGS; encoded by the coding sequence GTGACATTTATCGCCGTGGCGGTGCTGAGTGTGGTCTCATACTACTACGGCAGCAAGCGCTTCTTCTATCAGACGTGGGGCCAGGACTTTTCGTCGGATCCGCTGTATCAGTTGTATGAGTACCTGTACTGGTTTGCGAGCGAATTCACCATCTACTTCGTTGCGCCGCTCTTTATCGTACTTCTTGTGCATCGCAGGCGATTCGCGACGTTCGGGCTCGGTTTCGGCGACTGGCGTTTCGGGTTGAAAATCACCGCCGTGTTTTACGCGGTGATGCTGCCCGTGCTGTGGATCGTGAGTGATGCACCCGACTTTCAGGCGATGTATCCTCACGCACAATTGGTGAAAGGGGATTGGACCCTCTTCCTCATCTACGAGGCCGCCTTTTTCCTGTATTTCACGGGCTGGGAATTTGTGTGGCGCGGCTACATGCTTTTTGGTCTCGAGAAACACACGGGTGCTGCCGTCGCAATCCTGGCGCAGATGATCCCGTTCGTGATATTGCACAACGGGAAGCCGATGCCAGAAACTTTCGGCGCCATTGTCGCGGGCATAGCGCTCGGCGCCCTCGCCATCCGCACGCGCTCGTTCTGGTACTGCGTGCTTACGCATTGGCTCGTGATGCTGACTATCGACCTCTTCGCGACGCTGCGCTTCCGGACCGGCGCGTCGGGCATCGGCCTCGATGCGCTGCTGCACATTGTGAGCGGATCGTGA
- the hslV gene encoding ATP-dependent protease subunit HslV encodes MGTQPERLIRSTTVVGLIRDGHAVIGADGQVTVGQTVMKHNARKIRTMYHGQVLTGFAGSAADALTLSEKFEEKLEQYRGNFERAAVELAREWRGDKYLRRLEALLAVLNREKAYIISGTGDVIEPDDGIIAIGSGGPYALAAARMLVRHTTLAAGHIVRDALGAAAEICIYTNTQILVEELQPLV; translated from the coding sequence ATGGGCACGCAGCCAGAACGCCTCATTCGATCCACGACTGTCGTGGGACTCATTCGTGATGGACACGCGGTGATCGGTGCCGACGGGCAGGTGACCGTGGGCCAGACGGTCATGAAGCACAACGCGCGGAAGATCCGCACTATGTATCACGGCCAGGTCCTCACGGGTTTTGCCGGCTCGGCCGCCGACGCTCTCACGCTGTCGGAAAAATTCGAGGAGAAGCTCGAGCAATACCGCGGAAACTTCGAGCGCGCGGCGGTGGAACTCGCCCGCGAGTGGCGTGGCGACAAGTACCTGCGTCGGCTCGAAGCTCTGCTTGCCGTGCTGAATCGGGAGAAGGCGTACATCATCTCCGGCACGGGTGATGTGATAGAACCCGACGACGGCATCATCGCCATCGGCTCGGGCGGACCCTATGCGCTTGCCGCCGCGCGGATGCTCGTTCGGCACACCACGCTGGCGGCTGGCCACATCGTCCGCGACGCTCTCGGAGCCGCCGCGGAAATTTGTATCTATACCAATACCCAGATTCTCGTGGAAGAACTGCAACCCCTTGTATGA
- the thrS gene encoding threonine--tRNA ligase, whose protein sequence is MSEKQTIRITFPNGDTREYAAGISGFEIAKGISPRLADDALAVMFDGAVRELHRPIEADGTLRILTFEDVEGKEVYWHSTSHLMAHAVESLWPGAKFGVGPAIEQGFYYDIDVDHVLTQDDLVLIEKRMEELSKENQAFTRQELSKQDALAFFTEKGDQYKLEIIGGLDESTETISTYTEGAFTDLCRGPHLPSAGKIRYVKLLHVSGSYWKGDAKNKQMQRVYGISFPKKKDLEEYLRLLEEAKKRDHRKLGRELELFTFHDIAPGAPFWLPRGMIVFRELEKLIRELLDAAGYQEILTPIMVKKDLWEQSGHWEHYQENMFLVEAENETFSLKPMNCPESTLVYRHKVRSYRDLPLRYSEIGRNHRNELSGVLNGMFRVRQFHMDDAHLFVRPDQILDEITALLRLVDAFYRIFHFEPTYALSTRPENAMGDAELWDTAEKGLADALAANDIAYQLHAGDGAFYGPKIDISIKDALRRSWQLATIQLDFQMPERFKLEYIDENNERKRPVMIHRAIMGSLERFIGVLVEHYAGAFPLWLAPVQLAVLPISDSFAEYAGEVQAALQEAGFRSELDLRSEKVGYKIRDWEMHKIPYMLVIGEKEQAGRSVSVRKHKDGDQGAMPLDQFIAGIKEEKQGRQ, encoded by the coding sequence ATGAGCGAAAAGCAAACCATCCGCATAACCTTTCCCAACGGCGACACACGCGAATACGCTGCCGGTATCTCCGGTTTCGAAATCGCGAAGGGCATCAGTCCGCGGCTCGCCGATGATGCGCTCGCCGTCATGTTCGACGGCGCAGTGCGTGAGCTGCATCGCCCCATCGAGGCTGATGGCACGCTGCGCATACTGACCTTCGAGGATGTGGAAGGGAAGGAAGTGTATTGGCACAGCACGAGCCACCTTATGGCGCATGCTGTTGAATCGCTGTGGCCCGGCGCGAAGTTCGGCGTCGGTCCCGCTATCGAGCAGGGCTTTTATTACGACATCGACGTCGACCATGTTCTCACGCAGGACGATCTTGTCCTGATCGAGAAACGTATGGAAGAGCTGTCGAAGGAAAATCAGGCGTTCACCCGTCAGGAGCTGTCGAAACAGGACGCGCTCGCCTTCTTCACGGAAAAGGGTGATCAGTACAAGCTGGAGATCATCGGCGGCCTCGACGAGTCCACCGAAACGATCAGCACGTACACCGAGGGTGCTTTCACGGATTTGTGTCGCGGTCCGCATCTTCCATCGGCGGGCAAAATCCGCTACGTCAAGCTGCTGCACGTCTCCGGTTCCTATTGGAAGGGCGACGCGAAGAACAAGCAGATGCAGCGCGTATACGGCATCTCCTTCCCGAAGAAGAAGGATCTCGAGGAATACCTTCGCCTTCTCGAAGAGGCCAAAAAGCGCGATCATCGGAAACTCGGCCGTGAACTGGAGCTGTTTACTTTCCACGATATCGCGCCGGGTGCGCCGTTCTGGCTTCCGCGCGGCATGATCGTGTTCCGTGAGCTGGAGAAACTGATCCGCGAACTTCTCGACGCCGCAGGGTATCAGGAAATCCTGACACCGATCATGGTGAAGAAGGATTTGTGGGAACAGTCCGGCCATTGGGAACACTATCAGGAAAACATGTTCCTGGTGGAAGCGGAGAACGAGACGTTCAGTCTCAAGCCCATGAACTGTCCCGAGAGCACGCTGGTGTACCGGCACAAGGTGCGCAGTTATCGCGACCTGCCGCTTCGTTATTCCGAGATCGGGCGCAATCATCGCAACGAACTTTCAGGCGTACTAAACGGCATGTTCCGTGTGCGCCAGTTCCATATGGACGACGCGCATCTGTTTGTGCGTCCGGATCAGATACTCGACGAAATCACCGCGCTGCTTCGCCTCGTGGACGCGTTCTACCGCATCTTCCACTTCGAACCGACCTACGCGCTCTCCACTCGTCCCGAAAACGCGATGGGTGACGCGGAGCTGTGGGATACCGCGGAGAAAGGACTCGCGGACGCTCTCGCAGCAAATGATATAGCGTACCAGTTACATGCCGGCGACGGTGCCTTTTACGGACCCAAGATCGATATCAGCATCAAGGACGCCTTGCGGCGTTCGTGGCAGCTCGCGACGATACAGCTCGATTTTCAGATGCCGGAGCGTTTCAAACTCGAGTACATCGACGAGAACAACGAGCGCAAGCGCCCTGTGATGATTCACCGCGCCATCATGGGTTCACTCGAGCGTTTCATCGGCGTGCTGGTCGAACATTACGCCGGGGCATTTCCACTCTGGCTCGCGCCCGTGCAGCTCGCCGTCCTGCCTATCAGCGACAGCTTCGCCGAGTATGCGGGTGAGGTGCAGGCCGCGCTGCAGGAAGCCGGGTTCCGTTCCGAGCTCGATCTGCGCAGTGAAAAAGTCGGATATAAAATCCGCGACTGGGAAATGCATAAAATCCCCTACATGCTTGTGATAGGGGAGAAAGAGCAGGCAGGCCGCTCCGTTTCCGTGCGCAAGCACAAGGACGGAGACCAGGGTGCCATGCCGCTCGATCAATTCATCGCGGGCATCAAGGAAGAAAAGCAGGGCAGACAGTAA
- the hslU gene encoding ATP-dependent protease ATPase subunit HslU, with the protein MNEEYRQQLEASLTPGRIVAELDKYIIGQRDAKRSVAIALRNRWRRQNVDVSLRDEIMPNNIILIGPTGVGKTEIARRLAKLAGAPFVKVEATKYTEVGYVGRDVESIIRDLVEISMNQVRAEMAREVDAKAEVLAEERLLEILFPYRPRETSAPPATDEMHSETREKLRGQLRAGNLDERMVEVDVTVSSAPMMQVFGPMGMDDMGIDFQNLLGNMMPKKNKTKKIPVREARILLKQDEAQKLIDPEQVTRIALERVQTSGIVFLDEIDKVAGSSNKAAGIDVSREGVQRDLLPIVEGTTVNTKHGPVKTDHVLFIASGAFHVSKPSDLIPELQGRFPIRVELQSLTVDDFIQILTLPENALLKQYRALLATEGVDITFSDEAIAAVARIATEVNENVENIGARRLHTILSSLLDDLLFRVPDDFDGRPVFIDGAMVEERLMSLSRDKDLSRYIL; encoded by the coding sequence ATGAACGAAGAATACCGTCAACAGCTTGAAGCATCACTCACCCCCGGCCGTATCGTCGCGGAACTCGACAAGTACATCATCGGGCAGCGCGACGCAAAACGCTCGGTCGCAATAGCCCTCCGCAACAGGTGGCGTCGGCAGAATGTGGACGTGTCACTCCGCGATGAGATCATGCCGAACAACATCATCCTCATCGGCCCGACGGGGGTTGGAAAAACAGAAATTGCCCGGCGACTGGCAAAACTCGCCGGAGCCCCGTTTGTCAAGGTTGAAGCCACCAAGTACACCGAGGTCGGGTACGTGGGCCGCGATGTCGAATCGATCATACGCGATCTGGTCGAAATTTCGATGAATCAGGTACGAGCCGAGATGGCGCGTGAAGTGGACGCCAAAGCCGAAGTTCTGGCGGAGGAACGCCTGCTCGAAATTCTCTTCCCCTACAGGCCTCGCGAAACATCGGCTCCTCCGGCCACCGATGAAATGCATTCCGAAACCCGTGAGAAACTGCGCGGCCAATTACGTGCGGGCAATCTGGATGAACGAATGGTGGAAGTGGACGTCACCGTCAGCAGCGCACCGATGATGCAGGTGTTTGGTCCCATGGGTATGGACGACATGGGGATAGATTTCCAGAATCTGCTCGGCAACATGATGCCGAAGAAGAACAAGACCAAAAAGATTCCCGTGCGCGAGGCCCGTATACTGCTTAAACAGGACGAGGCCCAGAAATTGATCGATCCGGAACAGGTCACACGGATTGCCCTCGAGCGTGTGCAGACATCCGGAATTGTGTTTCTTGATGAGATCGACAAGGTCGCCGGATCCTCGAACAAGGCGGCGGGCATCGACGTGTCGCGCGAAGGGGTGCAGCGCGATCTGCTGCCCATCGTGGAAGGCACCACGGTGAACACTAAACATGGTCCGGTGAAGACCGACCATGTCCTGTTTATCGCCTCCGGCGCCTTTCACGTTTCGAAACCGTCCGACCTCATTCCGGAACTGCAGGGCCGATTTCCGATACGCGTCGAGTTGCAGAGTCTGACCGTCGACGATTTTATTCAGATCCTGACGCTTCCCGAAAACGCGCTGCTCAAACAGTATCGCGCGCTTCTGGCGACAGAAGGAGTCGATATCACTTTTTCCGACGAAGCCATCGCCGCCGTCGCGCGGATCGCCACCGAGGTGAACGAGAACGTCGAGAATATCGGCGCGCGACGACTTCACACCATCCTCAGTTCGCTGCTTGACGATCTGCTGTTTCGCGTCCCCGACGATTTTGACGGCCGCCCCGTGTTTATCGACGGCGCGATGGTCGAGGAGCGGCTCATGTCGCTCTCGCGCGACAAGGATCTCAGCCGCTACATACTGTGA
- the pheS gene encoding phenylalanine--tRNA ligase subunit alpha, with translation MKESIDALRAEMRTSATHLAVARDAEDFRIEYLGRKGRIAALFDTLKSIPQEERREAGRLLNELRTEAESLHAAAAERFEGGDTHAADAVDVTLPGRTVPVGHQHIVTRTIDDITRIFAGMGFSVAAGPEIESDWYNFEALNFAPDHPARDMQDTFFLGDDLLLRTHTTPVQVRVMENEKPPIRIIMPGRVFRNEVISARSHVQFHQVDGLYVDKGVTFTDLKGTLVTFAKRFYGEALRYRFRPSYFPFTEPSAEMDITCYLCGGEGCRVCKHSGWLEILGCGMVDPNVFRSVGLDPEEYTGYAFGMGVERTAMLRYGIDDIRLLFENDLRVNRQFI, from the coding sequence GTGAAGGAGTCCATCGACGCGCTGCGCGCGGAAATGCGAACGTCTGCGACACACCTTGCCGTCGCGCGTGACGCGGAAGATTTCCGCATCGAGTACCTCGGACGCAAGGGAAGGATCGCGGCGCTTTTTGATACACTAAAATCGATCCCGCAGGAGGAGCGCCGCGAAGCAGGCCGTTTGCTCAATGAACTGCGCACGGAGGCGGAATCGCTTCATGCCGCGGCCGCGGAACGGTTCGAGGGCGGTGACACGCATGCAGCCGACGCCGTGGATGTTACGCTGCCCGGTCGCACGGTGCCCGTCGGTCACCAGCATATTGTGACACGCACGATCGACGACATCACCCGCATCTTTGCGGGCATGGGATTCAGCGTCGCGGCGGGTCCGGAAATCGAGAGCGACTGGTACAACTTCGAGGCGCTCAATTTCGCGCCGGACCATCCCGCGCGCGACATGCAGGATACCTTCTTTCTCGGTGACGATCTGCTCCTGCGCACGCACACAACGCCGGTCCAGGTGCGCGTGATGGAGAATGAAAAACCGCCGATCAGAATCATCATGCCCGGCCGTGTGTTCCGCAACGAAGTCATCAGCGCCCGCAGCCATGTGCAGTTCCATCAGGTGGACGGGCTGTACGTGGACAAGGGTGTGACGTTCACAGATCTGAAGGGGACGCTGGTAACGTTTGCGAAGCGGTTTTACGGCGAAGCCCTGCGCTACCGTTTCCGACCGAGCTATTTCCCGTTTACGGAACCGAGCGCCGAGATGGACATTACCTGCTACCTCTGCGGTGGTGAGGGATGCCGCGTCTGCAAACACAGCGGGTGGCTCGAAATTCTCGGGTGCGGCATGGTTGACCCTAATGTGTTCCGGAGCGTCGGCCTCGATCCCGAGGAATACACGGGGTACGCCTTCGGCATGGGCGTCGAGCGCACCGCCATGCTCCGCTACGGCATCGACGATATTCGCCTTCTTTTCGAAAACGACTTACGCGTGAACCGCCAGTTCATCTGA
- a CDS encoding pyridoxine 5'-phosphate synthase, which yields MRLCVNIDHVATLREARGGLEPDPVTAAHICELHGAEGIVCHLREDRRHINDRDLRLLRETVKTKLDLEMAITDEIIGICIETLPDLATFVPERRQELTTEGGLDVVSNAVEVATAIARLHEHDIEVSLFIDPLDAQIEAAAEAGADIIEIHTGEFANARSVEEQEMQLQKIRGAAAYAKTLGLGVNAGHGISYTNARAIAGVLEIDEVSIGHAILARALFVGLPRAVEEMARLVHA from the coding sequence ATGCGACTCTGCGTCAATATCGATCATGTGGCCACTTTGCGCGAAGCGCGCGGCGGCCTTGAACCGGACCCCGTCACCGCTGCACATATCTGCGAACTCCACGGCGCGGAGGGGATTGTCTGTCATCTGCGGGAGGACCGCCGCCATATCAACGACCGCGACCTTCGGCTGTTGCGTGAGACCGTCAAAACCAAGCTGGATCTCGAGATGGCGATCACCGACGAGATCATCGGCATCTGCATCGAAACGCTGCCGGATTTGGCGACCTTTGTGCCGGAAAGAAGGCAGGAACTGACGACAGAGGGCGGTCTCGATGTTGTGAGCAACGCTGTGGAAGTGGCGACGGCAATCGCGCGGCTGCACGAGCACGATATCGAGGTGAGTCTTTTCATCGACCCGCTCGACGCACAAATCGAGGCGGCGGCGGAAGCCGGCGCCGACATCATCGAGATCCACACCGGTGAATTCGCGAATGCGCGCAGCGTTGAGGAACAGGAAATGCAGTTGCAGAAAATCCGCGGCGCTGCGGCGTACGCCAAAACGCTCGGTCTCGGAGTCAACGCGGGGCACGGAATTTCGTACACCAATGCGCGTGCAATCGCGGGTGTGCTTGAAATCGACGAAGTCAGCATCGGGCACGCCATCCTGGCACGCGCGCTCTTCGTCGGCCTCCCGCGCGCGGTGGAAGAAATGGCCCGGCTTGTTCATGCGTGA
- the rpmI gene encoding 50S ribosomal protein L35 yields the protein MPKYKGKSGAKKRFSVTASGRLKREKAYRSHILTSKSTKRKRSLRKATLVDSTQEKRIKTIILAN from the coding sequence ATGCCGAAGTACAAGGGCAAATCAGGAGCGAAGAAGCGGTTCAGTGTCACGGCCTCCGGCCGGCTGAAACGCGAGAAGGCCTACCGCAGCCACATCCTGACGAGCAAATCCACGAAGCGCAAACGGAGTCTCCGCAAAGCCACGCTCGTTGATTCGACGCAGGAAAAGAGAATCAAGACGATCATTCTCGCGAATTAA
- the acpS gene encoding holo-ACP synthase → MSSIAGLGIDMEDVARIEEMLARWGRAFATKIFSDSEILYCESKFHPAQHYAARFAAKEAFAKSLGTGWRGQFRWKDVEVRNDESGKPSIHVHGTLAAEVSQYQIHLSLSHTRAQVVAVVALERARDNYLENQ, encoded by the coding sequence ATGAGTTCGATCGCGGGGCTGGGCATCGACATGGAGGACGTCGCGCGCATCGAGGAGATGCTTGCGCGCTGGGGCCGGGCCTTCGCCACGAAAATATTTTCGGATTCGGAGATCCTATATTGCGAATCCAAGTTCCATCCCGCGCAGCACTACGCCGCCCGTTTTGCTGCCAAGGAGGCCTTCGCCAAGTCGCTGGGCACGGGATGGCGCGGGCAATTCCGATGGAAGGATGTCGAGGTCCGCAACGACGAGTCGGGCAAACCCTCGATTCATGTGCACGGCACTCTTGCGGCCGAAGTAAGCCAGTATCAGATCCATCTGTCCCTCTCGCATACGCGCGCGCAGGTCGTGGCCGTCGTGGCCCTCGAACGCGCGCGCGACAATTATCTGGAGAACCAATGA
- the rplT gene encoding 50S ribosomal protein L20 codes for MPRSKNKVASRARRKKLLSRAKGYFQGRSKVYTVAKHTVEKGLQYAYRDRRAKKRSFRQLWIARINAASRSHGVTYSQLIHGLSQKNIDINRKILADLAVNDAKAFADIVAFATK; via the coding sequence ATGCCACGTTCAAAAAACAAAGTCGCCTCCCGCGCGCGCCGCAAAAAACTGCTTTCGCGCGCGAAAGGATATTTCCAGGGGCGCAGCAAGGTTTACACCGTCGCGAAACACACGGTCGAGAAAGGCCTCCAGTACGCCTATCGTGACCGTCGCGCGAAGAAACGCTCGTTCCGTCAGTTGTGGATCGCGCGTATCAACGCGGCCTCCCGCTCGCACGGCGTGACGTACTCGCAGCTCATTCACGGGCTGAGTCAGAAGAACATCGACATCAACCGCAAGATCCTCGCCGATCTCGCGGTGAACGACGCCAAGGCCTTCGCCGACATCGTCGCTTTCGCGACAAAGTAA
- a CDS encoding translation initiation factor IF-3, translating into MAGGPTNNDNKQPRTRINGDINAREIRVIASDGSQLGILQTDKALRMAEEQELDLVEIAPQAQPPVCKIMDFGKFKYEQQKKDKLLRKKQQVILVKEVRFHPNIDTHDFDFKLRHARQFLLDGNKVKASVVFRGRQMAHQEFGVELIRRFREQLEDIALVEREPLMEGRSLIAIFAPDKKKIKAVTGKSDDTADE; encoded by the coding sequence ATGGCGGGAGGTCCCACGAACAACGACAACAAACAGCCTCGCACGCGGATCAACGGCGACATCAACGCGCGTGAAATCCGTGTCATTGCGTCTGACGGAAGCCAGCTCGGCATCCTCCAGACCGACAAGGCCCTGCGTATGGCCGAGGAGCAGGAACTCGATCTTGTCGAGATCGCTCCCCAGGCGCAACCGCCCGTATGTAAGATTATGGACTTCGGAAAGTTCAAGTACGAGCAGCAGAAAAAAGACAAACTGCTCCGAAAGAAACAGCAGGTCATCCTGGTCAAGGAGGTCCGCTTTCATCCGAACATCGACACACACGATTTCGACTTCAAGCTCCGACACGCGCGTCAATTTCTGCTCGACGGCAACAAGGTGAAGGCCTCGGTGGTTTTCCGCGGCCGGCAGATGGCGCATCAGGAATTCGGCGTCGAACTGATCCGCCGTTTTCGTGAGCAGCTCGAAGACATCGCGCTTGTTGAGCGCGAACCGCTGATGGAAGGGCGCTCGCTGATCGCGATCTTTGCGCCGGACAAGAAAAAAATCAAAGCCGTGACCGGGAAATCCGACGATACGGCAGACGAATAG
- a CDS encoding HAD-IA family hydrolase, with protein sequence MEQGGAGMIKAVVFDLDNTLVDFMLMKRNAVEAGIRGMIDAGLPFAQEEVDRTITAIYKEKGIEYQQVFNRLLEQLIGGVDPKILAAGIIAYRRAREATLVPYPHVHYTLFTLARLGLRLGVVSDAPQLEAWLRLCSLSLHHIFDAVVTFEDTGVRKPDAAPFRRILSLLDVQPEEAIMVGDWEDRDILGASNVGMRSAFARYGDTFGTGDTRADHELRDIRELIDIITGLNGVT encoded by the coding sequence GTGGAGCAAGGTGGCGCAGGCATGATCAAGGCCGTGGTGTTCGATCTCGACAACACGCTTGTCGATTTTATGCTGATGAAACGCAACGCCGTCGAGGCGGGCATACGAGGCATGATCGATGCGGGACTGCCGTTCGCGCAGGAGGAGGTCGACCGAACCATCACGGCGATTTACAAGGAGAAGGGGATCGAGTATCAGCAGGTGTTCAACCGCCTGCTCGAACAGCTCATCGGCGGTGTCGATCCTAAAATTCTCGCCGCCGGCATCATCGCCTACCGCCGCGCGCGTGAGGCCACTCTGGTGCCGTATCCGCACGTGCATTACACGCTCTTCACGCTCGCGCGCTTGGGCCTTCGTCTGGGCGTCGTTTCCGATGCGCCGCAGCTCGAGGCCTGGCTGCGCCTGTGCTCGCTGTCGCTGCACCATATATTCGACGCGGTGGTAACCTTCGAGGACACCGGCGTACGAAAACCGGACGCCGCGCCTTTCCGACGCATCCTCTCGCTGCTCGACGTGCAACCCGAGGAGGCGATCATGGTGGGCGACTGGGAGGACCGCGACATACTGGGCGCAAGCAACGTCGGTATGCGCTCCGCTTTCGCCCGCTACGGCGACACATTCGGCACGGGCGACACGAGGGCCGACCACGAATTGCGCGACATACGCGAACTCATCGATATCATCACCGGTCTCAACGGCGTCACATGA
- a CDS encoding nitronate monooxygenase yields MSRFTAIAGIRHPVIQAGMVWVSGWRLATAISDAGGLGLIGAGSMKPDLLEEHIRKALSATTAPLGVNIPLLRGDAAELVETSINGGLRIVFTSAGHPGKFIGRLKEAGCIVVHVVSSVKQAVKAEQAGCDAIVAEGFEAGGHNGMDESTTLCLVPQVVDAVSIPVLAAGGIADGRGMLAAMALGADAVQIGTRFAATVESSAHETYKRLVVESGDAGTVLALRSLAPVRLIKTPFAARALEAERRGAGHEELRALLGSKRERAGIFEGDVEEGEFEAGQSAGLIHDIPTAREAMERLLREYEDARARLYSIH; encoded by the coding sequence ATGAGCCGTTTCACAGCAATTGCGGGCATTCGTCATCCGGTGATCCAGGCCGGCATGGTCTGGGTCTCCGGATGGCGTCTGGCCACAGCCATCTCAGATGCCGGCGGGCTCGGTCTCATCGGCGCCGGATCCATGAAACCGGACCTTCTGGAGGAACATATCCGGAAAGCCCTGTCCGCGACAACGGCGCCGCTTGGAGTGAACATTCCGCTTCTGCGCGGAGACGCGGCGGAACTGGTAGAGACGAGCATCAACGGCGGGCTCCGGATCGTGTTCACCTCCGCCGGCCATCCGGGGAAGTTCATCGGCCGGCTGAAGGAAGCGGGGTGTATCGTGGTGCACGTCGTCTCGTCGGTCAAGCAGGCGGTCAAGGCCGAGCAGGCCGGATGCGACGCGATCGTGGCCGAGGGATTCGAGGCGGGCGGACATAACGGCATGGACGAAAGCACAACGCTGTGCCTGGTGCCGCAGGTTGTCGACGCTGTTTCCATCCCCGTGCTTGCAGCGGGCGGCATCGCGGACGGCAGGGGAATGCTCGCCGCCATGGCACTTGGCGCGGATGCCGTCCAGATCGGTACGCGCTTCGCCGCAACCGTGGAATCGTCGGCACATGAAACGTACAAGCGTCTCGTTGTGGAGAGCGGCGACGCGGGAACGGTGCTTGCGCTGCGCTCTCTCGCCCCTGTTCGTCTGATAAAAACACCTTTCGCTGCACGCGCCTTGGAAGCAGAGCGCAGAGGCGCCGGACACGAGGAGCTGCGGGCGCTGCTTGGCAGCAAACGTGAACGCGCCGGTATTTTTGAGGGCGACGTGGAGGAAGGCGAATTTGAAGCGGGGCAGAGCGCCGGTCTGATACACGACATCCCGACCGCGCGAGAGGCGATGGAGCGGCTGCTTCGTGAATACGAAGACGCGCGCGCGCGCCTGTATTCCATTCACTGA
- the porQ gene encoding type IX secretion system protein PorQ, which translates to MTRTLSTACILLLVFALSGPSSSAGGGGGTAVYDFLRVPMNARAASLGNTFLTMRNDPAILFTNPGGLSTIEKPAGSIGFVKYLLDINAGYATYTQSYEDLGHFAAGIVYMNYGSFEETDKLGTVLGEFSASDIALSLGYGRAFDNVHVGAAVKIIYSSYAEFSSSGLALDAGVDYVIPGQELVIGFSVLNLGAQLSSYGTTSEALPLDVKVGIGKKLEHLPLTIMLNFHKLNEQRDGVFDHLSDFSIGGEFVLSKALRARVGYNNEMRRELKVGETAKLAGFSAGVGITVSQYFFDYGYTSFGQIGSLHRVSLSAAF; encoded by the coding sequence ATGACCCGCACACTCTCAACCGCCTGTATCCTGCTTCTCGTATTTGCTCTGTCTGGTCCGTCATCGTCGGCCGGCGGAGGCGGCGGTACCGCCGTGTACGATTTTCTCCGCGTGCCGATGAACGCGCGCGCGGCGTCCCTGGGGAACACCTTCCTCACGATGCGTAATGATCCCGCCATCCTATTTACGAATCCCGGCGGACTCAGTACCATCGAAAAACCCGCGGGTTCGATAGGGTTTGTCAAGTACCTCCTCGACATCAACGCGGGGTACGCCACCTACACACAGTCGTACGAGGATCTCGGCCACTTCGCCGCGGGTATTGTGTACATGAATTACGGGAGCTTCGAAGAGACCGACAAACTCGGCACGGTGCTGGGGGAATTTTCGGCATCGGACATCGCACTCAGTCTTGGATACGGGCGCGCCTTCGATAACGTCCATGTCGGCGCCGCCGTAAAAATCATCTACTCCTCGTACGCCGAATTTTCCTCGAGCGGCCTTGCCCTCGACGCGGGTGTGGACTATGTGATCCCGGGCCAGGAATTGGTCATCGGATTCAGTGTGCTGAATCTTGGTGCGCAGCTCAGCTCGTACGGAACAACGAGCGAGGCACTCCCGCTCGACGTGAAGGTGGGCATCGGCAAAAAATTGGAGCATCTGCCTCTCACCATCATGCTCAACTTTCACAAACTCAACGAGCAGCGCGACGGCGTGTTTGATCATCTGTCCGACTTTTCGATCGGCGGCGAGTTTGTCCTGAGCAAGGCGCTTCGTGCGCGCGTCGGATACAACAACGAGATGCGCAGGGAATTGAAAGTCGGGGAGACAGCCAAACTCGCGGGCTTCTCCGCTGGCGTGGGAATCACCGTGTCGCAGTACTTCTTCGACTACGGCTACACGTCGTTCGGACAGATCGGATCGTTGCACCGCGTGAGTCTCTCCGCGGCGTTCTGA